From one Trifolium pratense cultivar HEN17-A07 linkage group LG1, ARS_RC_1.1, whole genome shotgun sequence genomic stretch:
- the LOC123921809 gene encoding heat shock factor-binding protein-like, whose product MDTGDSQDAKQSPADMTAFVQNLLQQMQSRFQTMSDSIVTKIDDMGTRINELEQSINDLRAEMGVESSPSPAGAEKPKEEELKKEEGSD is encoded by the exons ATG GATACCGGCGATTCTCAAGACGCAAAGCAAAGTCCTGCTGATATGACAGCATTT GTGCAAAATCTTCTTCAGCAGATG CAAAGTAGGTTCCAGACCATGTCTGACTCCATTGTTACAAAAA TTGATGATATGGGAACTCGTATAAATGAGTTGGAGCAGAGCATCAATGACCTGAGAGCTGAGATGGGTGTGGAGAGCTCACCATCACCAGCGGGCGCCGAGAAGCCAAAGGAAGAAGAGTTGAAAAAAGAAGAGGGTTCAGATTAA